A part of Procambarus clarkii isolate CNS0578487 chromosome 21, FALCON_Pclarkii_2.0, whole genome shotgun sequence genomic DNA contains:
- the LOC138367289 gene encoding uncharacterized protein — protein MCHAAVVSVMCHAAVSVMCHAAVVSVMCHAAVVSVMCHAAVSVMCHAAVVSVMCHAAVVSVMCHAAVSVMCHAAVVSVMCHAVVSVMCHAAVSVMCHAAVVSVMCHAAVVSVMCHAAPAVSVNAAVVSVMCHAAPAVSVMCHAAPAVSVMCHAVVSVMCHAVVSVMCHAAVVSVMCHAAVVSVMCHAVVSVMCHAAPAVSVMCHAAVVSVMCHAAPAVSVMCHAAVVSVMCHAAPAGSVMCHAAVVSVMCHAAVVSVMCHAAPAVSVMCHAAVVSVMSHAAPAVSVMCHAAVVSVMCHAAPAVSVMCHAAPAVSVMCHAVVSVMCHAVVSVMCHAAVVSVMCHAAVVSVMCHAVVSVMCHAAPAVSVMCHAAVVSVMCHAAPAVSVMCHAAVVSVMCHAAPAVSVMCHAAVVSVMCHAAVVSVMCHAAPAVSVMCHAAVVSVMSHAAPAVSVMCHAAVVSVMCHAAPAVSVMCHAAVVSVMCHAAVVSVMCHAAVVSVMCHAADVSVMCHAAAVSVMCHAAAVSVMCHAAVVSVMCHAAVVSVMCHAAVVSVMCHAAVVSVMCHAAVVSVMCHAAVVSVMCHAAVVSVMCHAAPAVSVMCHAAVVSVMCHAAVVSVMCHAAVVSVMCHAAVVSVMCRAAVVSVMCHAAVVSVMCHAAAVSVMCHAADVSVMCHAAPAVSVMCHAAPAVSVMCHAAVVSVMCHAAVVSVMCHAAVVSVMCHAAVVSVMCHAAVVSVMCHAAAVSVMCHAAAVSVMCHAAAVSVMCHAAAGRTMSKEARSGRSE, from the coding sequence ATGTGTCATGCAGCAGTTGTGTCGGTCATGTGTCATGCAGCTGTGTCGGTCATGTGTCACGCAGCAGTTGTGTCGGTCATGTGTCATGCAGCAGTTGTGTCGGTCATGTGTCATGCAGCTGTGTCGGTCATGTGTCACGCAGCAGTTGTGTCGGTCATGTGTCATGCAGCAGTTGTGTCGGTCATGTGTCATGCAGCTGTGTCGGTCATGTGTCACGCAGCAGTTGTGTCGGTCATGTGTCATGCAGTTGTGTCGGTCATGTGTCATGCAGCTGTGTCGGTCATGTGTCACGCAGCAGTTGTGTCGGTCATGTGTCATGCAGCAGTTGTGTCGGTCATGTGTCATGCAGCACCAGCTGTGTCGGTCAATGCAGCAGTTGTGTCGGTCATGTGTCATGCAGCACCAGCTGTGTCGGTCATGTGTCATGCAGCACCAGCTGTGTCGGTCATGTGTCACGCAGTTGTGTCGGTCATGTGTCACGCAGTTGTGTCGGTCATGTGTCACGCAGCAGTTGTGTCGGTCATGTGTCACGCAGCAGTTGTGTCGGTCATGTGTCATGCAGTTGTGTCGGTCATGTGTCATGCAGCACCAGCTGTGTCGGTCATGTGTCATGCAGCAGTTGTGTCGGTCATGTGTCATGCAGCACCAGCTGTGTCGGTCATGTGTCACGCAGCAGTTGTGTCGGTCATGTGTCATGCAGCACCAGCTGGGTCGGTCATGTGTCACGCAGCAGTTGTGTCGGTCATGTGTCATGCAGCAGTTGTGTCGGTCATGTGTCATGCAGCACCAGCTGTGTCGGTCATGTGTCATGCAGCAGTTGTGTCGGTCATGAGTCATGCAGCACCAGCTGTGTCGGTCATGTGTCATGCAGCAGTTGTGTCGGTCATGTGTCATGCAGCACCAGCTGTGTCGGTCATGTGTCATGCAGCACCAGCTGTGTCGGTCATGTGTCACGCAGTTGTGTCGGTCATGTGTCACGCAGTTGTGTCGGTCATGTGTCACGCAGCAGTTGTGTCGGTCATGTGTCACGCAGCAGTTGTGTCGGTCATGTGTCATGCAGTTGTGTCGGTCATGTGTCATGCAGCACCAGCTGTGTCGGTCATGTGTCATGCAGCAGTTGTGTCGGTCATGTGTCATGCAGCACCAGCTGTGTCGGTCATGTGTCACGCAGCAGTTGTGTCGGTCATGTGTCATGCAGCACCAGCTGTGTCGGTCATGTGTCACGCAGCAGTTGTGTCGGTCATGTGTCATGCAGCAGTTGTGTCGGTCATGTGTCATGCAGCACCAGCTGTGTCGGTCATGTGTCATGCAGCAGTTGTGTCGGTCATGAGTCATGCAGCACCAGCTGTGTCGGTCATGTGTCATGCAGCAGTTGTGTCGGTCATGTGTCATGCAGCACCAGCTGTGTCGGTCATGTGTCATGCAGCAGTTGTGTCGGTCATGTGTCATGCAGCAGTTGTGTCGGTCATGTGTCACGCAGCAGTTGTGTCGGTCATGTGTCATGCAGCAGACGTGTCGGTCATGTGTCACGCAGCAGCTGTGTCGGTCATGTGTCACGCAGCAGCTGTGTCGGTCATGTGTCACGCAGCAGTTGTGTCGGTCATGTGTCACGCAGCAGTTGTGTCGGTCATGTGTCACGCAGCAGTTGTGTCGGTCATGTGTCACGCAGCAGTTGTGTCGGTCATGTGTCATGCAGCAGTTGTGTCGGTCATGTGTCACGCCGCAGTTGTGTCGGTCATGTGTCACGCAGCAGTTGTGTCGGTCATGTGTCACGCAGCACCAGCTGTGTCGGTCATGTGTCATGCAGCAGTTGTGTCGGTCATGTGTCACGCAGCAGTTGTGTCGGTCATGTGTCACGCAGCAGTTGTGTCTGTCATGTGTCACGCAGCAGTTGTGTCGGTCATGTGTCGCGCAGCAGTTGTGTCGGTCATGTGTCATGCAGCAGTTGTGTCGGTCATGTGTCACGCAGCAGCTGTGTCGGTCATGTGTCATGCAGCAGATGTGTCGGTCATGTGTCATGCAGCACCAGCTGTGTCGGTCATGTGTCATGCAGCACCAGCTGTGTCGGTCATGTGTCATGCAGCAGTTGTGTCGGTCATGTGTCATGCAGCAGTTGTGTCGGTCATGTGTCACGCAGCAGTTGTGTCGGTCATGTGTCACGCAGCAGTTGTGTCGGTCATGTGTCACGCAGCAGTTGTGTCGGTCATGTGTCATGCAGCAGCTGTGTCGGTCATGTGTCATGCAGCAGCTGTGTCGGTCATGTGTCATGCAGCAGCTGTGTCGGTCATGTGTCATGCAGCTGCTGGGCGGACAATGAGTAAGGAAGCGCGTAGTGGCCGAAGTGAATAA
- the LOC138367290 gene encoding putative uncharacterized protein DDB_G0281733: MLVHQISRDSRHAETADEQRQQTRRDSRQAETADKQRQQTRRDSRQAETADTQRQQTSRDSRHAETADKQRQQTSRDSRHAETADKQRQQTRRDSSRHAETAADTQRQQQTRRDSSRHAETADKQRQQTSRRQLRGS; this comes from the coding sequence ATGCTCGTACACCAGATAAGCAGAGACAGCAGACACGCAGAGACAGCAGACGAGCAGAGACAGCAGACACGCAGAGACAGCAGACAAGCAGAGACAGCAGACAAGCAGAGACAGCAGACACGCAGAGACAGCAGACAAGCAGAGACAGCAGACACGCAGAGACAGCAGACAAGCAGAGACAGCAGACACGCAGAGACAGCAGACAAGCAGAGACAGCAGACAAGCAGAGACAGCAGACACGCAGAGACAGCAGACAAGCAGAGACAGCAGACACGCAGAGACAGCAGCAGACACGCAGAGACAGCAGCAGACACGCAGAGACAGCAGCAGACACGCAGAGACAGCAGCAGACACGCAGAGACAGCAGACAAGCAGAGACAGCAGACAAGCAGGCGGCAGTTACGTGGAAGCTAG